In a single window of the Anabas testudineus chromosome 17, fAnaTes1.2, whole genome shotgun sequence genome:
- the oprk1 gene encoding kappa-type opioid receptor produces MESSVVHIYKEDRCPSGQPDQCIPNFTWQPGLSDIFNYTPNGTWDAESEPMSPIIPIIVAVYSVVFVVGLVGNCLVMYVIIRYTKMKTATNIYIFNLAVADALVTTTMPFQSTDYLLNSWPFGEVACKVFISIDYYNMFTSIFTLTMMSVDRYVAVCHPVKALDFRTPVKAKIINVIIWVLSSAAGIPAMILGSTQTNNGTTECALQFPEPYSYWDTLMKICVFIFAFVAPVIIITVCYTLMVMRLKSVRLLSGSREKDRNLRRITRLVLVVVAVFVVCWTPIHIFILVKALSGSVPETTAVMAAYFFCVALGYTNSSLNPILYAFLDENFKRCFKDFCCPGAKGHGDCQGVSRVRSTLRDHSCPTEGRGDKRQARSV; encoded by the exons GACCAGTGCATCCCAAACTTCACCTGGCAGCCCGGCTTATCGGACATCTTCAACTACACACCCAACGGCACATGGGACGCTGAGTCCGAGCCTATGTCGCCCATCATCCCCATCATTGTGGCGGTGTACTCCGTGGTGTTCGTGGTGGGCTTGGTGGGCAACTGTCTGGTGATGTATGTCATCATTAG atacaccaaaatgaaaacagccacTAACATCTACATCTTCAACCTGGCTGTGGCAGACGCCCTGGTCACCACCACCATGCCCTTTCAGAGCACCGACTATCTGCTCAACTCCTGGCCGTTTGGTGAGGTGGCGTGCAAGGTCTTCATCTCTATCGACTACTACAACATGTTCACCAGCATCTTCACCTTGACCATGATGAGTGTGGACCGTTACGTGGCCGTGTGCCACCCCGTCAAAGCGCTGGATTTCCGCACACCCGTCAAGGCCAAGATCATCAACGTGATCATCTGGGTGCTGTCATCTGCTGCCGGGATCCCTGCCATGATACTTGGCAGCACTCAGACCAATAATG ggACTACAGAGTGTGCCCTTCAGTTCCCAGAGCCCTACTCCTACTGGGACACCCTGATGAAGATCTGTGTCTTCATCTTTGCCTTTGTGGCacctgtcatcatcatcactgtctgCTACACTCTGATGGTCATGCGGTTGAAGAGCGTGCGCCTGCTGTCGGGCTCACGCGAGAAGGACCGTAACCTCCGCAGGATAACGCGcctggtgctggtggtggtcgCCGTCTTCGTGGTGTGCTGGACACCCATCCACATCTTCATCTTGGTCAAGGCGCTGTCGGGCAGCGTGCCCGAGACTACTGCTGTGATGGCTGCTTACTTCTTCTGCGTGGCGTTGGGCTACACCAACAGCAGCCTCAACCCCATCCTCTATGCTTTCCTGGATGAAAACTTCAAGAGGTGCTTCAAGGACTTTTGCTGCCCAGGTGCCAAAGGACACGGGGACTGCCAGGGGGTGAGCCGTGTGAGGAGCACCCTACGGGACCACTCATGCCCCACAGAAGGCCGGGGAGACAAGAGACAGGCCAGATCCGTATGA